A genomic segment from Pristiophorus japonicus isolate sPriJap1 chromosome 16, sPriJap1.hap1, whole genome shotgun sequence encodes:
- the LOC139226819 gene encoding Fc receptor-like protein 5 isoform X3 — translation MLQTIFSLWIVLFHVIKTMESWQVATISNVQIISDSADAENVQEGNTITLTCSANIVIPLGLPSQILYIFYKGSNKGFLLKNVTSTKQESQYTIQPARASHSGYYYCVVVAGSTREKSETTYITVTGKLQRPVLSIHPMVVTVGNSTELRCEISGEIPPLTFIFYKYSGRYLRLADTKDTNKSFATHTLKVAENTVKDYCCKVHGNSKDSISNYSEIVKLSVQALEVSKPILQSDSNTNTLKKGQALTLKCTVSKGSFPITYMFFHGSLNHSTTSSYNEEKYLIRSVNNHHSGRYYCTASNAATSEAKQSNHIVMEVFGCSQAAVPVAWILVTTLLLSISIICSN, via the exons ATGTTGCAAACAATCTTCTCTCTTTGGATTGTTCTAT TTCACGTTATTAAGACAATGGAGTCTTGGCAAG TTGCGACTATAAGTAATGTACAAATAATCTCTGATTCTGCAGATGCAGAAAATGTTCAAGAGGGAAACACCATTACCCTGACTTGTTCAGCAAATATCGTGATACCTCTTGGCCTACCATCTCAGATTTTGTACATATTTTATAAAGGATCAAACAAAGGTTTCCTGTTGAAAAATGTCACGTCTACTAAGCAAGAATCCCAGTATACTATACAACCTGCTCGAGCATCACATTCCGGATACTATTATTGTGTAGTGGTAGCAGGAAGTACAAGGGAAAAAAGTGAAacaacatatataacagttacag GAAAATTACAGAGGCCTGTACTCAGCATACATCCAATGGTGGTGACTGTGGGAAATTCAACTGAGCTGCGCTGTGAAATATctggagaaattcctcctcttacATTCATATTCTATAAATACAGTGGACGATATCTGCGCTTAGCTGACACAAAAGACACCAATAAAAGTTTTGCAACACACACATTGAAAGTGGCAGAAAATACAGTGAAAGACTATTGCTGTAAAGTCCACGGCAACAGCAAGGACAGTATCTCAAACTACAGTGAAATAGTAAAACTCAGCGTGCAAG CACTGGaagtctctaagccaattttgcagTCAGATTCCAATACGAATACACTGAAGAAGGGACAAGCTTTGACTCTAAAATGCACCGTATCAAAAGGATCCTTTCCCATCACTTACATGTTTTTCCATGGATCACTCAATCATAGCACAACTTCAAGTTACAATGAAGAAAAGTATTTAATTCGCTCTGTGAACAATCATCACAGTGGAAGGTACTACTGTACGGCATCAAATGCAGCAACATCTGAAGCAAAACAGAGCAACCATATTGTTATGGAAGTGTTTG
- the LOC139226819 gene encoding platelet endothelial cell adhesion molecule-like isoform X1 codes for MFYKYIKSKRITKERIEPIIIIGSPSESRKTFSTPKVNSLMAEQSDTRATEPVTGGTDIRRGKGSVRLVCRTLLPLPALGLFTFFALRREELNALPDALSPPQAAFGQGLPGVSGDVTLYQGGFEGVLITFPLSSFGSFITKELHIKHLLRESHIWHANYVACPATLIECGQCFNTGDISLVEDTDVGAPVLPGDLQDLAETSLMIYLQRLEVPSIHHPCLGSIQEGKLQRPVLSIHPMVVTVGNSTELRCEISGEIPPLTFIFYKYSGRYLRLADTKDTNKSFATHTLKVAENTVKDYCCKVHGNSKDSISNYSEIVKLSVQALEVSKPILQSDSNTNTLKKGQALTLKCTVSKGSFPITYMFFHGSLNHSTTSSYNEEKYLIRSVNNHHSGRYYCTASNAATSEAKQSNHIVMEVFGCSQAAVPVAWILVTTLLLSISIICSN; via the exons atgttctataaatatattaagagcaagaggataactaaagaaaggatagagcctattatcatcataggcagtccctcggaatcgaggaagactttttccactcccaaagtgaattctttgatggctgaacaatccgatacgagagccacagagcctgtcacaggtgggacagacattcgtcgagggaaggggtcggtgaggctggtttgccgcacgctccttccgctgcctgcgcttggcctcttcacgttttTTGCGTTGAGacgcgaagagctcaacgccctcccggatgcactttctccacctcaggcggcatttggccaaggtctcccaggtgtcagtggtgatgtcacactttaccagggaggctttgagggtgtccttataacgtttccgctgtcctcctttggctcgtttatcacgAAGgaactccacataaagcatttgcttagggagtctcatatctggcatgcgaactatgtggcctgcccagcgacgctgatcgaatgtggtcagtgcttcaatactggggatattagcctggtcgaggacactgatgttggtgcgcctgtcctcccaggggatttgcaggatcttgcggagacatcgttgatgatatatctccagcgacttgaggtgccttctatacatcatccatgcctcggatccatacaggagg GAAAATTACAGAGGCCTGTACTCAGCATACATCCAATGGTGGTGACTGTGGGAAATTCAACTGAGCTGCGCTGTGAAATATctggagaaattcctcctcttacATTCATATTCTATAAATACAGTGGACGATATCTGCGCTTAGCTGACACAAAAGACACCAATAAAAGTTTTGCAACACACACATTGAAAGTGGCAGAAAATACAGTGAAAGACTATTGCTGTAAAGTCCACGGCAACAGCAAGGACAGTATCTCAAACTACAGTGAAATAGTAAAACTCAGCGTGCAAG CACTGGaagtctctaagccaattttgcagTCAGATTCCAATACGAATACACTGAAGAAGGGACAAGCTTTGACTCTAAAATGCACCGTATCAAAAGGATCCTTTCCCATCACTTACATGTTTTTCCATGGATCACTCAATCATAGCACAACTTCAAGTTACAATGAAGAAAAGTATTTAATTCGCTCTGTGAACAATCATCACAGTGGAAGGTACTACTGTACGGCATCAAATGCAGCAACATCTGAAGCAAAACAGAGCAACCATATTGTTATGGAAGTGTTTG